The segment GATTGCGGAACATATCGGTTTCTCGGGGATTCTGGCGGCGGTTGCTGCGGGTATGACTATCACCAAATCCGGTGTTATCCGTAATGCGCCTTTGGCGATGCGTTTACGTGCTGATAGCGTCTGGTCGATGTTAGAGTTTGTCTTTAACGGCTTAGTGTTCATTATGCTCGGTTTGCAATTACCGGGGATTTGGGAAACCTCAGTTATTCAAGCAGAACTCGACCCAAGCGTTGAAACTTGGATGCTGTTTACTGCCGTTGTTATTATCTATTTTGCCTTGCTGATTTTACGTTTCTGCTGGCTATGGTTGATGAAGAGATTCAGCCGTCTGTTCCTGAAAAAACGCCCATTACAGTTCGCGAGCTATACCGTCCGTGAATTGTGGTTAGCGTCGTTTGCCGGGGTTCGTGGGGCAATTACCTTAGCCGGTGTGCTCTCGGTGCCATTGTTTCTCACCGATGGTTCTCCGTTCCCTGCAAGGTACCAGCTAGTGTTTATCGCCGCAGGGGTCATTTTATTCTCCATTTTTGCGGGCGTTGTGGCGTTACCGCTTCTGCTGCGCAATTTTAAAGTGGGGGATAAAGAGGCGGATATCAACGAGATCCGTATGGCGAAAGCCGCAATGGCCGAAGTGGCGATTGTCAGCTTGAACAAGATGCAAGAGCGTTTATCGGCGGATGTGGAAGAGCAATTAGACTCGGAAGACATCAACGAAGTCGCGACAAGGGTGATTGGTCATTTACGCCGTCGAACCGCAGACCAAGACGAGATGGAACATAACTTGCAGATTGAAGATCTTGAACGGCGTTTTCGCTTAACGGCGCTACGTGCAGAACGCGGTGAGCTCTATCACTTACGCGCAACACGAAAAATTAGCAATGAAACCTTGCAAAGTTTGCTGGTGGACCTGGATTTATTAGAAGCCGTACTGATCGAAAAAGAGCATTAAAACGAAAAAACGAGTATTCTACGGGCATCTTGTTTGTTAAATCATTGTGCTTGAGAGTGAACAACAATGTGGTTACTCGTTTTCACGACGCTGCTCTGGGCAGCGTCTTTTAGTTTAATGGGGGAATACCTCGCAGGGCAGGTAGATAGCTGGCTATCTGTGCTTATCCGCGTGAGTTTAGCCTCTTTGGTATTCCTACCTTTCCTGCGTTGGCGCAACTTCAGTGCCAAAGTGATCTCACTGTATATGCTAGTGGGCGCTTGCCAGCTGGGGATCATGTATTACTTTGTTTTCCAAGCCTATAAATACCTGAGCGTGGCAGAATTTTTGCTATTTACGGTATTAACTCCGCTATATGTCACGTTGATTTACGATCTTTTAGAGCGCCAGCGACTACGTAAAGGCTACCTGTTTAGCTCGATATTAGCCGTGATTGGTGCTGCCATTATTCGTTATGATCACCTTAGCGAATCATTCTGGATTGGATTGATGTTTGTGCAGCTTGCCAACATCTTCTTTGCACTTGGACAAGTGGGCTATAAGCGCTTAATGGAAGTGCATCCGATCCCCCAGCATCAAGCCTTTTCATGGTTCTACCTCGGTGCGACGTTGATTGCCTTGGTGGGATGGCTACTGTTTGGAAATAAGGCGATGGTGCCGACAAGCCAAGCTCAATGGATAGTTTTACTCTGGTTGGGTGTGGTTGCGTCGGGGATTGGTTATTTTCTGTGGAACTATGGCGCCACAAAAGTGGATGCCGGAACCCTCGCGATAATGAATAACATGATGGTTCCAGCCGGTTTATTAGTGAATTTTGCCATTTGGCAGCAACATCCTAATTGGCTCAGTTTTACCATTGGGTCGAGCCTGATAATTGCGTCTCTGTGGGTGCATAAGCGCTGGATCCTCGCACCGGCTTCACGTAAGACAAATTCTCCACCGCGTGATCAGTAGCGGTATTGGTAAATGTTTCAATGGCTGGCTGGCGCTGTTCCCCTTCACGACATGCAGCGTACAGTCGGCTCCATAACCCACTTCCTAAAGTTTTCGTTGTAATCAAACCTTGCTTTTCAAAGGAATCCACCGCCCAGTGTGGCAGTGCCGCAATCCCCATTTTAGCCGCCACCATCTGAATTAAAATCAGCGTATTGTCGACGGTTTTGATATTGGGTGAAATACCGGCTGGCTGTAAAAAATGACGCCAGATATCAAAACGTTGACGCTGAACTGGATAAATCAGCAATGTCTCTTTGGCAAGATCATGAGGCTCAATTAACGGTTTTTTAGCTAAAGGGTGGTCATTCGCTACCACCAGTTTCACTTCATAATCAAACATCGGCGTGTAGTGCAAATCTTGATCCGCCAGAATATCAGAGGTCATCACGATATCTAATTCCCGCGAAAGTAATTCAGGCTGCGGGTCAAAGGTCACGCCAGATTTAAAATCAACGGTCACTTGTGGCCATGCTTGCCTAAACTGTTGCAATGCAGGGGTTAGCCACTGAATACAGCTGTGGCATTCAATCGCGATACGTAAAGTACTGACCGTCGGTTCATTGCAGACACGAATGGCATCTTTCACCATTGGCAAAATACGTTGCGCTAGTTGCAGCAGAACTTCCCCTTGCGGCGTGAAATGGACGGGCTGAGTTTTACGAACAAACAGTTTGTAGCCTAAGCGATGCTCTAAATCACTAAATTGGTGAGATAGCGCAGACTGAGTCTGGTGCAGGTGCGTCGCAGTGGCAGCTAATGATCCGTATTGGCTGAGCGCCTGCAACGTTTTTAAATGTTTTAATTCGATCATGAGAAACCTTCAAGTAGACGATGAATAATTTGCGCTTGTGCTTTATACAGTACCTGTTGATTATAGATGTGTAAACATCTAGACGGCTAAATATTTTAAGGGGTCAATATGTCTGTTATAAATCATACACTTGGTTTTCCACGTGTCGGTCTGAAAAGAGAACTCAAACGTGCACAAGAAGATTATTGGGCAGGCAAAATTGACCAATCTGCACTTCTTGAAACAGGTTACCAATTACGTGTTCGTCACTGGGAACAACAAAAAAATGCAGGTGTAGACCTGCTACCCGTCGGTGACTTTGCGTGGTATGACCAAGTTTTAACCACTAGTTTATTACTAGGAAACGTTCCGCCGCGTCATCAAAATGAAGATGGCTCTGTTGATTTAGATACCTTATTCCGTGTAGCTCGGGGTCGTGCGCCAACAGGCAAGCCAGCGGCAGCGGGAGAAATGACGAAATGGTTTAATACTAACTATCACTACATCGTGCCGGAATTCCAGCAAGGGCAACAATTTAAGCTGTCGTGGAATCAACTGTTTGACGAAGTCGACGAAGCGTTAAAACTCGGTCATAACGTTAAGCCTGTCGTCATTGGCCCGATTACCTATTTGTGGTTAGGAAAAGTGAAGGGACCTGCCTTCGATCGTCTATCGTTACTGAAAGATTTACTGCCTGTTTACCAAGAAATTCTAACTAGACTGGCTGAAAAAGGCGTGGAGTGGTTGCAAATTGACGAGCCCGCATTGGTACTCGATTTACCTCTCGAATGGCAGAACGCGTATCAACAAGCGTATCAATCCCTAGCTGGTAAAACTAACTTATTGTTAACCACCTATTTTGACGGTATTAGCCATCACTTGGATGTAATTAAACAACTGCCAGTGCAAGGGCTGCATGTGGATGTGGTTGCGGGCAAGGATGATATCGCGGCACTACATCAAGCGCTTCCTAAGGACTGGGTGCTTTCACTAGGGTTAATTAACGGCCGCAACGTATGGAAAGGGGATTTAGGCGAGAAATTCCAACGGGTGAAACCGCTGCTAGGGGAGCGTACTCTGTGGGTCGGTTCATCTTGCTCGTTACTGCATAGCCCAATTGATTTAAATGATGAGACGCGTCTGGATGCCGAAGTGAAAAGCTGGTTTGCATTTGCGCTGCAAAAATGTGAAGAACTGGCGCTATTGACGAAAACACTCAATCAACCAACGGCAGAAAACATCGCAGCGCTAGAAACCTATAGTGCGCCAATTCGTGCTCGCCGCACCTCTTCTCGAGTCAATAATACGCAGGTCGCTCAGCGCTTAGCGGCAATTAACGCGAAAGATACCGAGCGTACTCGCCCTTATGTAGAGCGTACTGAACTTCAGCGCCAACGTTTTAATCTGCCATTGTGGCCAACCACGACGATTGGCTCTTTCCCACAAACCAGTGAAATTCGTTCTTTGCGTCTTGATTTCAAAAAAGGCAATGTGGATCAACTGAATTACCGTACCAGTATCAGTGAGCACATCAAACAAGCGATCAAGGAGCAGGAGCTACTGGATATTGACGTCCTCGTGCATGGTGAAGCTGAGCGAAATGACATGGTGGAATATTTCGGTGAACACTTTGATGGCTATGTCTTTACGCAAAATGGTTGGGTACAGAGTTACGGTTCTCGCTGCGTGAAGCCACCGGTGATCATCGGTGATATTAGCCGCCCAGAAGCCATTACCGTGGAGTGGGCCAAGTATGCGCAGTCGTTGACGGATAAACCGGTGAAAGGAATGCTGACAGGCCCGGTAACAATCCTGTGCTGGTCATTCCCTCGGGAAGATGTCAGTCGTGAAACAATAGCCAAGCAAATTGCGCTGGCATTGCGTGACGAAGTGGATGATTTACAAAAAGCGGGTATTGGCATCATTCAGATTGATGAGCCTGCATTACGTGAAGGGCTGCCGCTGCGTCGCGATGAATGGAATGACTATCTGACTTGGGCGGTAGATGCCTTTAAATTAAGTGCCGCTATCGCCGATGATGAGACACAGATTCACACCCATATGTGTTATTGCGAGTTCAATGACATCATGGATTCGATTGCTGCGCTGGATGCTGATGTGATCACCATTGAAACCTCGCGCTCGGATATGGATTTATTAGATGCATTCGAAGATTTTGATTACCCAAATGAAATTGGTCCGGGGGTTTATGATATTCACTCGCCTAACGTCCCAAATGTAGAGTGGATTGTGGCGCTATTACGTAAGGCTGCACAGCGAGTTCCCGTGGAGCGTTTATGGGTGAACCCAGACTGCGGTTTAAAAACTCGGGGATGGGCGGAGACTCGCCAAGCTCTGGCTAACATGGTGGAAGCGGCGAAAAAACTGCGAAATGAGTATCAAAACTAGTAACAAGTTAGTTTAGTAAAAAGCCCACTTTAAAGTGGGCTTTTATTTGTGCCAAAGACTGGGCTTAACCGAACAGTTTTTGTTTCAGTAAGTTCATGCCAATTGACGCTAAATCGATATTTTCTGGCAGCACACCATTCGGGCTCGCGCTATCCACGATAGTCGGTAAATATTTCGCGACCATATCTGTTGCTTGTTGTGGATCTAAACCAACGCGTTGAGCGAGCTCTTGGATCCCTGAATCACCGAAAACTTGCATTAGCTGGCTAGCATTAACTGGCAAATTTTCACCTTCAGCAATCCATGATGAAACAATCCCGCCTAAGCCTTCAGTGTTAAATTTATCGACGACACCGGAGAGCCCGCCTTGCTTTTCAACCCAATCAATAACAGATTGAAACTGTTGCATTTTATCACCTGCAACCATGCTTAACACTTGATCAAACAGACCCATTTTGACTCCTCGATAACGTAATTGATGCGTTCAATACCAAGTATGGAACATTTTACAAAAAATAATAGGCGGCTATTTTGGGGAATTTACTCAACAGGTCAATGAAAATCAGAGACAAAGAGGGAATTTAATCGGTATAAAAACCAATAGATTAAAAAGTAACCAAATTACTCACAGTTTTTGTCACACTTTCTTGTGAAGGGTAGTATCAGATTGTTAAATATAAAAACACTTAAATATCAATGAGATAATAAATAATTGTTTAAAGTTTATATTATCTTTAGTGTGATGATAGTCATGTGTTTGTGAATTTGGTTATGTGAAAATTCACAACATTCACCAGAATTCACAGTATTTACCAAAACTAACCGTATTCACCAGAATTTATCATTTGTTGGAACTGACAACATCAGGGGGCTAGATGAAAAATACCGTTAACCATGTTGGCGTTATTGGTCTGGGTTCGATGGGAATGGGGATCGCGCAATCACTAATAAGAAATAAGATCCCAACCTATGGGTTTGATTTAAATCCACAAGCGTGTGAGACGCTACTCGAATATGGGGCACAAGCCACAGGGCAAGATGCCGCGCAGTATGCGCAACAGCTAGATGCGCTACTTATGGTCGTCGTCAATGGCCAGCAGGTTGAGGCGATTTTGTTTGGTGGTGAGAAACCACTGGTAGAGCAGCTTCGTCCAAATACGATTATTGTATTGCACAGCACACTGGCGGCGGAGCAGACAAAACAGATAGCTCAGCGCCTTGCCGAATACCAGCTTCTATTAGTCGATGCGCCGATATCTGGCGGCGCGATTAAAGCGGCAGAAGGCAAACTGACCGTCATGGCATCGGGTTCCCCCGAGCTATTCACTCAGCTTGCGACGGTATTTGAGGCAATTTCAGAGCGCCTTTATCGTGTGGGGGATGAAATCGGCCTTGGCTCAACCGTGAAAACTATCCACCAGCTACTGGCGGGGGTGCATATTGCGGTTGCTGCGGAAAGTATGGCGCTGGCGGCAAAAGCGGGCATCGATTTAGATGTGATGTATGACATCGTCACCCATGCGGCTGGTAACTCATGGATGTTTGAGAACCGCATGCAGCATGTACTTGACGGAGACTATACCCCTAAATCGTCAGTCGATATTTTTGTGAAAGATCTCGGTTTGGTGATGCAAACCGGAAAAGCGCTGAATTTCCCGTTACCTCTGGCGGCAACAGCGCATCAAATGTTTATCTCAGCCAGTAATGAAGGTTTTGGCTTACAGGATGATAGTGCCGTTATCAAAACCTTTAAGGGAATTACTTTACCGGAGAAAAAGGCATGACAGTGAAATTAGGCGTGATTGCTGATGATTTTACCGGCGCGACAGATATTGCAGGCTTTATGGTACAAAACGGCTGGAAAGTGGTGCAGCTACTGAATGAGCCGAATGAAAATACGCCAATCCCTCAAGATGTGGATGCCATTGTGGTGAGCTTGAAAAGTCGTTCTTGCCCTGTGGATGAAGCCATTAGTGCCTCGGTTAATGCCTGCCGCTGGCTGAAGGAATCGGCGCAGTGCCAGCAAATTTTCTTTAAATATTGCTCCACATTTGATTCAACCGAGAAAGGCAACATTGGCCCAGTGACTGATGCGCTGATGAAGCAACTGGGTACGTCATTATCATTAGTGTGCCCTGCATTGCCTGTTAACGGTCGAACCGTGGTACATGGGCACCTGTTTGTTAACGGTCAATTGCTCAATGAAAGTGGAATGCAGCATCACCCAGTCACTCCAATGACCGATGCCAACCTGATGCGCGTCATGGAAAAACAGTCCGCAGGTAAAGCGGGGCTGATTAACCTAGCGACCGTGCAAAAAGGCAGTGCCGCTATCACTGAACAGTTAGAACAGCTACGCCAGCAGGGCATTAGTTATGCGGTTGTGGATAGTTTCACGATGGATGATTTACTGCCTATTGCTCAGGCTTCGCAATCACTGCCTTTATTAACGGGCGGGTCAGGATTAGGGGCTGCCCTTGCGAATATTGATAGCCAAGTGGCCTGGGGGCAAGGGGAAAGCCGCGGCACTAAGCCGACGGGGAAAGAGAGAAAAACGGTCATTTTATCGGGAAGCTGCTCGCTAATGACCAACAAGCAAGTGCAAAACTATCAGCAAGTCGCGCCTAGCAAAGCGCTAGATGTGGGTGAATGCATCAATAATCCAGACTATGCAACTGTATTAGCGCAATGGGTTAAAGATCAGAAAATCACAGGGTTAGCGCCTTTGTTATATGCCACCCAACCGCCAGAGTTATTGAAGCAAACGCAGGAAAAATACGGCGCTGCATTATCGAGTACCGCGGTAGAAAATGTGTTTGGGCAGGTAGTGACGTTACTTCAGCAGCAAGGTTATAACACTTTTATTATCGCGGGCGGAGAAACCTCTGGAAAAGTGGTGCAAAGCCTTGGAACTGAACAATTAAGTATTGGCTCACCTATCGCGCCGGGTGTGCCTTGGGTACAAGACTTAGCGAGCGGTAACTGGTTAGCACTGAAATCAGGCAATTTTGGTCAAGAGAATTTCTTCCAGTTAGCACAGGAGATGGTTAATGAGTAATGAAAAGGCGCTACGCCAAGAGTTAGTGGATTGGGCGAAGTCGATGTTTAATCGCGGCTACAGCAGCGGTGGTGCAGGCAATATCAGCGCCCGCCTGCCGGATGGCTGCATTATTGTCACCCCGACTAACTCAAGCTTTGGCGATTTAGATCCTGAGCGCCTGAGCAAACTAGACGCGCAAGGTAACTGGATTGATGGTGACAAGCCAACAAAAGAAGTTTCCATGCATATGGCAATGTATTTGCAGCGTTCAGATTGCCAAGCGGTGGTTCATCTACATTCACCTTGGCTAACGGCACTGTCCTGTTTACCGAATTTAGATACCGCAAACTGCTTACCGCCGATCACGCCTTATTACGTGATGCGTGTGGGCAAATTACCGTTGATTGAATATTTACCACCGGGTGATGACCGTATTGGTGAAGAAATCGCAAAATTAGCGCCAAATCATAATGCGATTTTACTCTCTAACCACGGCCCCGTTGTTGGCGGAAAAACGTTAAGACAGGCGTTTTTCAATGCGGAAGAATTAGAAGATACCGCACGTCTATACATTACATTGCGCCCACACGGCTTCACCACGTTAACGCAAGAGCAGGTTCATGAGCTCGAAAGCCGTTATCCACAGAAATGAGGCGATAGACATGGCTAAATTTGCAGCAAATCTCAGTATGATGTTTAACGAAGTTCCGTTTATTCAACGCTTTGAACGTGCCGCTCAAGCTGGGTTTAAGGGCGTTGAGTATCTTTTCCCTTATGAAGAAGATGCGGATGTTATTGCGGGTGAATTGAAAAAACATCAACTTACTCAAGCTCTATTCAATATGCCTGCGGGAAATTGGGGCGCTGGCGAGCGTGGAATGGCGTCGATTCCCGGCCGTGAAGCCGAGTTCGCTCAAGGTGTACAAACCGCCCTGAAATACGCTTTAGCATTAGGCTGCAAGCAAGTGCATGCTATGGCAGGAAAAGTGGATGATAAATTCACGCCTGAAGAGCAAAAAACGTGTTTTATTAAGAATATACAGCATGCTGCGGACGTGATGGCTGAGCACGGCATTCGTGTGCTTATCGAGCCGATTAATACCCGCGATATGCCAGGGTATTTCTTAACGACCCAAAAGCAGGCTGAAGCGCTGTTACCTGAAATCAATCGCGAAAACGTGTTTATTCAATTGGATTTATATCACTGCCAGATTATGGAAGGTGACTTATTGAAAACAATTGAGCGTCTTTGGGGTAAATTTAGTCATATTCAGATAGCATCAGTACCTTTTCGCCATGAACCTGATAGCGGTGAAGTTAATTACCCATGGATTTTTAATCAACTCGATGAAATGGGATATGAAGGCTGGCTGGGATGTGAATACCACCCAGCAGGACGCACCGAAGACGGTTTAGGCTGGCTAAAGCAAGCTAATTCCTAGGAGAACCGAATGATCCCTTCCGAACGTCGTGATTTTATTTATCGCTATGTCTATGAGCACCAAACTGTGTCTATCAATGACTTGGTTGGTTTAATGAATGTCTCTCATATGACGGTTCGACGTGATATTCGCATGTTGGAAGAGGAAGGGAAGGTTGTCGGAATTAGCGGTGGTGTTCGGTTAAATGATGCGTTACGCCAAGAGCTTCCGTGGAGTGAAAAGGCAAGACTTCATCATCAAACGAAACGCGAAATCGGTCAATTTGCCAGCTCACTGGTTGAAGATGGTCAGGTGGTTTACCTCGATGCAGGCACCACCACCTTTGAAATTGCCCGTGTATTGGGTGAGCGTTTTAATCTCACTATCGTGACCAATGATTTTTCCATCATGCAGTACTTGATGAATAAATCACAACTGAACTTGTATCACACAGGCGGGCAGGTTGATAAACGCAATCACTCCTGTGTTGGCAATACGGCGGCCGCTATGTTGCAGACACTGAATGTAGACATCGCGTTTATTAGTACCAGCTCATGGGATCTGCAACATGGGGTTTCCACTCCTCATGAGGAAAAGGTCCAAAT is part of the Providencia zhijiangensis genome and harbors:
- a CDS encoding Na+/H+ antiporter, with protein sequence MEIFFTILILILAVSVSGVVTKVIPIRIPLPLIQIAIGALLAWPQFGLHVSFDPELFMVLLIPPLLFVDGWKTPTREFFQNGREIFILVLVLVLVTVIGIGYLIYWLMPGIPLIAAFALAAVLSPTDAVALSSIVGKGRIPKRMMSVLEGEALMNDASGLVALKFAVAIAMGTMVFSVSGVTIEFFKVAVGGLLAGVAVTWLYSKSLRLMSRWSGDDPATQIVFMLLLPFASYMIAEHIGFSGILAAVAAGMTITKSGVIRNAPLAMRLRADSVWSMLEFVFNGLVFIMLGLQLPGIWETSVIQAELDPSVETWMLFTAVVIIYFALLILRFCWLWLMKRFSRLFLKKRPLQFASYTVRELWLASFAGVRGAITLAGVLSVPLFLTDGSPFPARYQLVFIAAGVILFSIFAGVVALPLLLRNFKVGDKEADINEIRMAKAAMAEVAIVSLNKMQERLSADVEEQLDSEDINEVATRVIGHLRRRTADQDEMEHNLQIEDLERRFRLTALRAERGELYHLRATRKISNETLQSLLVDLDLLEAVLIEKEH
- a CDS encoding carboxylate/amino acid/amine transporter, encoding MWLLVFTTLLWAASFSLMGEYLAGQVDSWLSVLIRVSLASLVFLPFLRWRNFSAKVISLYMLVGACQLGIMYYFVFQAYKYLSVAEFLLFTVLTPLYVTLIYDLLERQRLRKGYLFSSILAVIGAAIIRYDHLSESFWIGLMFVQLANIFFALGQVGYKRLMEVHPIPQHQAFSWFYLGATLIALVGWLLFGNKAMVPTSQAQWIVLLWLGVVASGIGYFLWNYGATKVDAGTLAIMNNMMVPAGLLVNFAIWQQHPNWLSFTIGSSLIIASLWVHKRWILAPASRKTNSPPRDQ
- the metR gene encoding HTH-type transcriptional regulator MetR, which encodes MIELKHLKTLQALSQYGSLAATATHLHQTQSALSHQFSDLEHRLGYKLFVRKTQPVHFTPQGEVLLQLAQRILPMVKDAIRVCNEPTVSTLRIAIECHSCIQWLTPALQQFRQAWPQVTVDFKSGVTFDPQPELLSRELDIVMTSDILADQDLHYTPMFDYEVKLVVANDHPLAKKPLIEPHDLAKETLLIYPVQRQRFDIWRHFLQPAGISPNIKTVDNTLILIQMVAAKMGIAALPHWAVDSFEKQGLITTKTLGSGLWSRLYAACREGEQRQPAIETFTNTATDHAVENLSYVKPVRGSSAYAPTETQLSGSTQW
- the metE gene encoding 5-methyltetrahydropteroyltriglutamate--homocysteine S-methyltransferase; translation: MSVINHTLGFPRVGLKRELKRAQEDYWAGKIDQSALLETGYQLRVRHWEQQKNAGVDLLPVGDFAWYDQVLTTSLLLGNVPPRHQNEDGSVDLDTLFRVARGRAPTGKPAAAGEMTKWFNTNYHYIVPEFQQGQQFKLSWNQLFDEVDEALKLGHNVKPVVIGPITYLWLGKVKGPAFDRLSLLKDLLPVYQEILTRLAEKGVEWLQIDEPALVLDLPLEWQNAYQQAYQSLAGKTNLLLTTYFDGISHHLDVIKQLPVQGLHVDVVAGKDDIAALHQALPKDWVLSLGLINGRNVWKGDLGEKFQRVKPLLGERTLWVGSSCSLLHSPIDLNDETRLDAEVKSWFAFALQKCEELALLTKTLNQPTAENIAALETYSAPIRARRTSSRVNNTQVAQRLAAINAKDTERTRPYVERTELQRQRFNLPLWPTTTIGSFPQTSEIRSLRLDFKKGNVDQLNYRTSISEHIKQAIKEQELLDIDVLVHGEAERNDMVEYFGEHFDGYVFTQNGWVQSYGSRCVKPPVIIGDISRPEAITVEWAKYAQSLTDKPVKGMLTGPVTILCWSFPREDVSRETIAKQIALALRDEVDDLQKAGIGIIQIDEPALREGLPLRRDEWNDYLTWAVDAFKLSAAIADDETQIHTHMCYCEFNDIMDSIAALDADVITIETSRSDMDLLDAFEDFDYPNEIGPGVYDIHSPNVPNVEWIVALLRKAAQRVPVERLWVNPDCGLKTRGWAETRQALANMVEAAKKLRNEYQN
- a CDS encoding YidB family protein, producing MGLFDQVLSMVAGDKMQQFQSVIDWVEKQGGLSGVVDKFNTEGLGGIVSSWIAEGENLPVNASQLMQVFGDSGIQELAQRVGLDPQQATDMVAKYLPTIVDSASPNGVLPENIDLASIGMNLLKQKLFG
- the ltnD gene encoding L-threonate dehydrogenase, whose product is MKNTVNHVGVIGLGSMGMGIAQSLIRNKIPTYGFDLNPQACETLLEYGAQATGQDAAQYAQQLDALLMVVVNGQQVEAILFGGEKPLVEQLRPNTIIVLHSTLAAEQTKQIAQRLAEYQLLLVDAPISGGAIKAAEGKLTVMASGSPELFTQLATVFEAISERLYRVGDEIGLGSTVKTIHQLLAGVHIAVAAESMALAAKAGIDLDVMYDIVTHAAGNSWMFENRMQHVLDGDYTPKSSVDIFVKDLGLVMQTGKALNFPLPLAATAHQMFISASNEGFGLQDDSAVIKTFKGITLPEKKA
- the otnK gene encoding 3-oxo-tetronate kinase, whose amino-acid sequence is MTVKLGVIADDFTGATDIAGFMVQNGWKVVQLLNEPNENTPIPQDVDAIVVSLKSRSCPVDEAISASVNACRWLKESAQCQQIFFKYCSTFDSTEKGNIGPVTDALMKQLGTSLSLVCPALPVNGRTVVHGHLFVNGQLLNESGMQHHPVTPMTDANLMRVMEKQSAGKAGLINLATVQKGSAAITEQLEQLRQQGISYAVVDSFTMDDLLPIAQASQSLPLLTGGSGLGAALANIDSQVAWGQGESRGTKPTGKERKTVILSGSCSLMTNKQVQNYQQVAPSKALDVGECINNPDYATVLAQWVKDQKITGLAPLLYATQPPELLKQTQEKYGAALSSTAVENVFGQVVTLLQQQGYNTFIIAGGETSGKVVQSLGTEQLSIGSPIAPGVPWVQDLASGNWLALKSGNFGQENFFQLAQEMVNE
- a CDS encoding aldolase, giving the protein MSNEKALRQELVDWAKSMFNRGYSSGGAGNISARLPDGCIIVTPTNSSFGDLDPERLSKLDAQGNWIDGDKPTKEVSMHMAMYLQRSDCQAVVHLHSPWLTALSCLPNLDTANCLPPITPYYVMRVGKLPLIEYLPPGDDRIGEEIAKLAPNHNAILLSNHGPVVGGKTLRQAFFNAEELEDTARLYITLRPHGFTTLTQEQVHELESRYPQK
- the otnI gene encoding 2-oxo-tetronate isomerase, which codes for MAKFAANLSMMFNEVPFIQRFERAAQAGFKGVEYLFPYEEDADVIAGELKKHQLTQALFNMPAGNWGAGERGMASIPGREAEFAQGVQTALKYALALGCKQVHAMAGKVDDKFTPEEQKTCFIKNIQHAADVMAEHGIRVLIEPINTRDMPGYFLTTQKQAEALLPEINRENVFIQLDLYHCQIMEGDLLKTIERLWGKFSHIQIASVPFRHEPDSGEVNYPWIFNQLDEMGYEGWLGCEYHPAGRTEDGLGWLKQANS
- a CDS encoding DeoR/GlpR family DNA-binding transcription regulator, whose translation is MIPSERRDFIYRYVYEHQTVSINDLVGLMNVSHMTVRRDIRMLEEEGKVVGISGGVRLNDALRQELPWSEKARLHHQTKREIGQFASSLVEDGQVVYLDAGTTTFEIARVLGERFNLTIVTNDFSIMQYLMNKSQLNLYHTGGQVDKRNHSCVGNTAAAMLQTLNVDIAFISTSSWDLQHGVSTPHEEKVQIKQTLLDVARRCVLVSDSSKFGKYGMFRVCPLDQLHDIICDQHLPSDVVQRILEKNIKLHLINT